From Aptenodytes patagonicus chromosome 1, bAptPat1.pri.cur, whole genome shotgun sequence, one genomic window encodes:
- the ANKRD54 gene encoding ankyrin repeat domain-containing protein 54 isoform X1 gives MEGGGGGGAAAASDAGPGPGPGPGPEPEPELEPEPALALGAGLALGAAADAPLGYLHVLWQREEPAGKIPARRLRRAARLHRRLGPTGKESHALKRLREAANSNDLDTVQQLLEDGTDPCAADDKGRTALHFASCNGNDHIVQLLLDHGADPNQRDGLGNTPLHLAACTNHVPVITTLLRGGARVDALDRAGRTPLHLAKSKLNILQEGLSHSLEAVRLEVKQIIQMLREYLERLGRHEQKEQLDDLCSRLQMTSTKEQVDEVTDLLASFTSLSLQMQKMEKR, from the exons atggagggcggcggcggcggcggggctgcagcAGCGTCCgacgcggggccggggccggggccggggccagggccggagccggagccggagctgGAGCCGGAGCCGGCGCTGGCGCTGGGGGCCGGGCTGGCGCTGGGGGCGGCGGCGGACGCCCCCCTCGGCTACCTGCACGTCCTGTGGCAGCGGGAGGAGCCCGCGGGCAAGATTCCGGCCCGCCGCCTGCGCAGGGCCGCCCGCCTCCACCGCCGGTTGGGGCCTACGGGCAAGGAGAGCCACG CTCTGAAAAGGCTGCGTGAAGCTGCCAATAGCAATGACTTGGACACAG TGCAGCAACTCCTGGAGGACGGAACTGACCCCTGTGCCGCGGACGACAAAGGCCGGACAGCCCTGCACTTTGCCTCCTGCAACGGCAACGATCACATCG TGCAACTGCTTCTGGACCATGGGGCTGACCCAAACCAGAGGGACGGGCTGGGAAACACCCCCTTACACTTGG ctgcctgcacgaACCACGTTCCCGTCATCACCACGCTGCTGCGCGGAG GGGCCAGAGTTGATGCCTTGGATCGAGCTGGCAGAACACCACTGCACCTCGCTAAATCAAAGCTAAACATCCTGCAGGAAGGACTCTCCCACAGCCTGGAGGCCGTACGCCTTGAAGTGAAACAG ATTATCCAGATGTTGCGGGAATACCTGGAGCGTCTGGGGAGGCATGAGCAAAAGGAACAGCTGGATGACCTCTGCTCCAGGTTACAGATGACTAGCACAAAGGAGCAG GTGGACGAGGTTACAGACCTCCTGGCCAGCTTCACGTCGCTCAGCCTGCAGATGCAGAAGATGGAGAAGAGGTAA
- the ANKRD54 gene encoding ankyrin repeat domain-containing protein 54 isoform X2 has protein sequence MTWTQQLLEDGTDPCAADDKGRTALHFASCNGNDHIVQLLLDHGADPNQRDGLGNTPLHLAACTNHVPVITTLLRGGARVDALDRAGRTPLHLAKSKLNILQEGLSHSLEAVRLEVKQIIQMLREYLERLGRHEQKEQLDDLCSRLQMTSTKEQVDEVTDLLASFTSLSLQMQKMEKR, from the exons ATGACTTGGACACAG CAACTCCTGGAGGACGGAACTGACCCCTGTGCCGCGGACGACAAAGGCCGGACAGCCCTGCACTTTGCCTCCTGCAACGGCAACGATCACATCG TGCAACTGCTTCTGGACCATGGGGCTGACCCAAACCAGAGGGACGGGCTGGGAAACACCCCCTTACACTTGG ctgcctgcacgaACCACGTTCCCGTCATCACCACGCTGCTGCGCGGAG GGGCCAGAGTTGATGCCTTGGATCGAGCTGGCAGAACACCACTGCACCTCGCTAAATCAAAGCTAAACATCCTGCAGGAAGGACTCTCCCACAGCCTGGAGGCCGTACGCCTTGAAGTGAAACAG ATTATCCAGATGTTGCGGGAATACCTGGAGCGTCTGGGGAGGCATGAGCAAAAGGAACAGCTGGATGACCTCTGCTCCAGGTTACAGATGACTAGCACAAAGGAGCAG GTGGACGAGGTTACAGACCTCCTGGCCAGCTTCACGTCGCTCAGCCTGCAGATGCAGAAGATGGAGAAGAGGTAA